From Daucus carota subsp. sativus chromosome 6, DH1 v3.0, whole genome shotgun sequence, the proteins below share one genomic window:
- the LOC108225829 gene encoding uncharacterized protein LOC108225829, translating to MAMIAKQGWRLLTEANKLVSAVMKARYYSDSSVLNVKLGSNPSYVWRGIYQALEVVRAGARRKIGDGEDTMVWKVPWLPDDSHGFIATDEYPQLKNIKVSSLMSADKSWDVDLLNDLFCDRDVDLITRIPIPLRDTRDSCSVEEVMALQLPNKISNLVWRLCKGCLPTAMALASKHVDIDVRCPWCHSEIETDVHIMFLCDFARTVWLTTRVNHLVQCTMNESPCQIFTRAFENGTREQCVEIAMICWSLWNRRNRWVWERINGSVFGVRHSAINFLAEWKEAQVRDEDRRLRGELGRRVWCPPKEGWVKINIDAAVFLDGSIGVGAVIRDSQTKFVIARGRKIAGAWRPREAEAMALIEALSWVMAKGYNHCVFDTDSYELATACNGRPGEAYFGNIVMDCIHMLKHICPVLVDFAYRSSNSAAHVLARAVYSMSDTGEWVVTPPKFLTHVLDLDLN from the exons atggCCATGATTGCGAAACAAGGTTGGAGGCTACTCACTGAAGCAAATAAGTTGGTTAGTGCGGTTATGAAAGCAAGATACTATTCAGATTCGAGTGTTCTAAATGTTAAACTGGGGTCTAATCCTAGCTATGTGTGGCGTGGGATTTATCAAGCATTGGAGGTAGTAAGAGCTGGTGCACGTAGAAAAATTGGTGATGGTGAAGATACGATGGTGTGGAAGGTGCCTTGGCTACCAGACGATTCGCATGGGTTTATTGCCACTGATGAATATCCTCAACTGAAGAACATTAAGGTTAGTAGCTTAATGTCTGCTGATAAAAGTTGGGATGTTGATCTACTTAATGATCTGTTCTGTGATCGAGATGTTGATTTAATTACGAGAATCCCAATTCCTCTGCGAGATACCAGAGATTCGTG CTCTGTGGAAGAAGTTATGGCATTGCAACTTCCTAATAAGATATCTAATCTGGTGTGGAGATTGTGCAAGGGTTGTTTGCCTACTGCTATGGCACTGGCATCAAAACATGTTGACATAGATGTTCGATGTCCGTGGTGTCATTCTGAGATTGAAACAGATGTGCATATTATGTTTTTGTGCGATTTTGCGAGGACAGTATGGCTAACTACTCGTGTAAATCACCTGGTGCAATGTACAATGAATGAATCACCTTGTCAGATATTTACAAGAGCATTTGAGAATGGTACGAGAGAACAGTGTGTTGAAATTGCTATGATTTGTTGGAGCTTGTGGAATAGGAGGAATAGATGGGTCTGGGAACGTATTAATGGCTCGGTATTTGGTGTTCGTCATAGTGCAATCAATTTTCTTGCTGAGTGGAAGGAAGCTCAGGTGCGTGATGAGGATCGAAGGCTTAGAGGAGAGTTGGGCCGTAGGGTCTGGTGTCCACCGAAGGAGGGATGGGTGAAAATAAACATTGATGCCGCAGTGTTCCTTGATGGTAGTATTGGTGTTGGTGCAGTCATTAGAGATAGTCAGACTAAGTTTGTCATAGCCAGAGGTCGAAAAATTGCAGGGGCTTGGAGACCAAGAGAGGCTGAAGCTATGGCTTTGATTGAAGCCTTGTCATGGGTTATGGCGAAAGGATATAATCACTGTGTGTTTGATACAGATTCGTATGAACTAGCCACTGCTTGTAATGGTCGACCGGGAGAGGCTTATTTTGGGAATATTGTAATGGATTGTATCCATATGTTAAAGCACATCTGTCCTGTGCTAGTTGATTTTGCTTATCGTTCTTCGAATAGTGCAGCCCATGTTCTGGCACGAGCTGTCTATTCTATGTCAGATACAGGGGAGTGGGTTGTCACTCCACCTAAATTTCTTACTCATGTactggatttggatttgaattaA
- the LOC108228052 gene encoding V-type proton ATPase 16 kDa proteolipid subunit isoform X4 → MGAAYGTAKSGVGVASMGVMRPELVMKSIVPVVMAGVLGIYGLIIAVIISTGINPKAKSYYLFDGYAHLSSGLACGLAGLSAGMAIGIVGDAGVRANAQQPKLFVGMILILIFAEALALYGLIVGIILSSRAGQSRAD, encoded by the exons ATGGGGGCAGCGTATGGCACCGCGAAGAGTGGGGTAGGAGTTGCATCAATGGGAGTGATGAGACCAGAGTTGGTAATGAAGTCAATTGTGCCGGTGGTTATGGCGGGTGTCCTGGGTATTTATGGTTTGATTATTGCAGTCATCATTAGTACAGGCATTAACCCCAAAGCAAAGTCGTATTATCTTTTTGATGGCTACGCACACCTTTCGTCTGGGCTTGCTTGCGGTCTTGCTGGACTTTCTGCTGGAATGGCAATTGGAATTGTTGGTGATGCTGGTGTTAG GGCTAATGCACAACAGCCAAAGCTTTTTGTTGGCATGATTCTGATTCTCATTTTTGCTGAAGCTCTAGCCTTGTACGGTCTCATTGTTGGCATCATTTTGTCTTCAAGAGCTGGCCAATCCAGAGCGGACTAA
- the LOC108192980 gene encoding tRNA-dihydrouridine(47) synthase [NAD(P)(+)]-like — protein sequence MSTLAVPDTNGSDHMVEEPENLGDPPAQNVDTDTEQSLATAQELIAKCIAPVKKQYLCPLPVKSSIKEASNDAVLDAKPSSNSSLVTEKKSKRQAKRERKQEQKSVLHLCPVVAKSGSVSSCQYADKCRFSHDIEGFKSEKPVDLEGKCPFLEEEGPCPYGMACRFSGTHKAEANAETISTRRRESETNGLRKDVQKLLWKNKMKFPMADAQLKLLGLLQKQLNSKKKDLADDEEEDLIVSDSSHVTDGNGCAEVDMTIRSGSCSEVVEKTVNIDDTSIPDELRPLKKARASINESQLSEANNGSSVQDKDPEEDGKPASTDSYISAETDKSLKTHVREKKLIDFSDKLYLAPLTTVGNLPFRRVCKVLGADVTCGEMAMCTNLLQGQASEWALLRRHSSENFFGVQICGAYPDTVSRAVELINQECSVDFIDINMGCPIDLVVNKGAGSALLTKPVRIKNVIQVASCTVDKPITVKVRTGYFEGRNRIEGLINDISNWGASAVTIHGRSRQQRYSKLPDWEYVYGCARKAPDALQVIGNGDVYSYVDWNKHKTECPKLNTLMIARGALVKPWIFTEIKEQRHWDITSAERLNILKDYVHFGLEHWGSDTKGVEATRHFLLEWLSYTYRYIPVGLLDVVPAQLNWRSPSYFGRDELESLMASDSAADWIRISEMLLGKVPAGFTFSPKHKSNSHDRAENG from the exons ATGTCTACGCTTGCTGTACCAGACACTAATGGGTCGGATCATATGGTCGAAGAACCCGAAAATCTTGGTGACCCACCAGCACAAAATGTGGATACAGATACGGAACAATCATTAGCTACAGCACAAGAACTTATAGCTAAATGCATAGCTCCTGTAAAGAAACAATATTTATGTCCTTTGCCTGTTAAATCTTCGATTAAAGAAGCCAGTAACGACGCCGTTTTGGATGCCAAGCCTTCATCAAATTCTTCACTTGTCACAGAGAAAAAATCTAAACGCCAGGCCAAAAGGGAACGCAAACAG GAGCAGAAGTCCGTCCTTCATTTATGTCCAGTGGTTGCAAAATCTGGAAGTGTTAGTTCGTGTCAATATGCTGACAAGTGTCGTTTTAGCCATGACATAGAAGGCTTTAAGTCAGAG AAACCAGTGGATTTGGAAGGGAAGTGTCCTTTTTTAGAAGAGGAAGGTCCATGCCCTTACGGGATGGCTTGTAGATTTTCTGGTACTCATAAAGCTGAGGCCAATGCTGAAACAATCAGTACTCGAAGGAGGGAATCTGAGACTAACGGATTGAGAAAAGATGTCCAGAAGCTGTTGtggaaaaacaaaatgaaatttcCCATGGCTGATGCCCAACTGAAACTACTCGGCCTTCTG CAAAAACAGCTTAATTCAAAGAAGAAAGATTTGGCAGATGACGAAGAAGAGGATCTTATAGTTTCAGATTCTTCACATGTTACTGACGGAAATGGTTGTGCTGAAGTCGACATGACTATTAGATCTGGAAGTTGTTCTGAAGTGGTCGAAAAAACTGTCAACATAGATGACACTTCTATACCTGATGAGCTCAGACCTTTAAAGAAAGCCAGGGCATCAATCAATGAGAGTCAGTTGTCTGAAGCAAATAATG GTTCAAGTGTCCAGGATAAGGATCCAGAGGAAGATGGGAAGCCTGCAAGTACAGACAGTTATATTTCTGCAGAGACAGATAAAAGCCTAAAAACACACGTTAGAGAAAAGAAGCTTATTGATTTCAGTGACAAGCTCTATCTTGCACCTCTTACAACCGTTGGTAATCTTCCTTTTCGAAGGGTTTGTAAGGTGTTAGGTGCTGATGTAACATGCGGTGAGATGGCAATGTGCACCAACCTCTTGCAG GGCCAAGCATCTGAATGGGCTCTGCTTAGAAGGCATTCGTCAGAGAACTTTTTTGGTGTTCAAATTTGTGGCGCATATCCAGATACAGTTTCACGAGCTGTCGAACTTATAAATCAGGAGTGCAGTGTGGACTTCATTGATATTAATATGGGGTGCCCGATCGACCTTGTAGTTAATAAGGGTGCTGGGTCAGCTCTTCTTACAAAACCAGTGAGAATAAAGAATGTCATACAGGTAGCTTCATGCACTGTGGACAAGCCAATTACTGTCAAG GTACGAACAGGGTACTTTGAGGGGAGAAACCGCATAGAGGGTTTGATAAATGATATTAGCAACTGGGGAGCTAGTGCTGTAACTATACATGGCCGTTCACGTCAGCAACGTTACAGCAAGCTACCCGATTGGGAGTACGTATATGGGTGTGCTAGAAAAGCTCCGGATGCATTACAAGTCATAGGAAATGGAGATGTTTATTCTTATGTGGATTGGAACAAGCACAAGACTGAATGCCCCAAGCTTAACACTCTCATGATTGCTCGAGGTGCACTGGTTAAG CCCTGGATTTTTACTGAAATCAAGGAACAAAGGCATTGGGATATTACATCTGCAGAGCGACTTAACATATTAAAAGATTATGTGCATTTTGGTCTTGAGCATTGGGGTTCTGATACAAAAG GTGTAGAGGCAACCAGACACTTCTTGTTGGAATGGCTTAGTTACACATATAGATATATTCCAGTTGGTCTACTAGATGTTGTCCCTGCTCAACTGAATTGGAGGTCACCTTCATACTTCGGTCGTGATGAACTTGAGTCCTTGATGGCCTCAGATTCTGCTGCAGACTGG ATTAGGATATCTGAAATGTTGCTGGGCAAGGTTCCAGCTGGATTTACGTTTTCACCAAAACACAAATCAAATTCTCATGACCGTGCAGAAAATGGCTAA
- the LOC108226790 gene encoding amidophosphoribosyltransferase, chloroplastic: MAMAAAATHLHSLSLAPQKPHLFICKTPYQRPLFSLSKTLTPIPPLSKTLVTALSNNPISTFVTSNNHDPDDDFDEKPREECGVVGIYGDQEASRLCYLALHALQHRGQEGAGIVTNHDNVLHSVTGVGLVSEVFDQSKLDQLPGDSAIGHVRYSTAGASMLKNVQPFVTRYRYGSVGVAHNGNLVNYEELRIKLEENGSIFTTSSDTEVVLHLIAISKARPFFLRIVEACGKLEGAYSMVFLTEEKLVAVRDPYGFRPLVMGRRSNGAVVFASETCALDLIEARYEREVAPGEVIVVDNTGIESSLCLMKHVVPKACIFEHIYFALPNSVVFGRSVYESRRKFGEILATEAPVDCDVVIAVPDSGVVAALGYATKAGVPFQQGLIRSHYVGRTFIEPSQKIRDFGVKLKLSPVRAVLEGKRVVVVDDSIVRGTTSSKIVRLLKEAGAKEVHMRISSPPIIASCYYGVDTPSSEELISNRMTVEEIRDFIGSDSLAFLPIDSMKGFMGTDSKNFCYACFSGNYPVLPTGKVKRVGDFLDDGLSGSIDSFDEGWIHGTKNEVGKTINSVKEEDEVVA; this comes from the coding sequence ATGGCCATGGCCGCCGCCGCCACTCATCTACACAGTCTGTCACTAGCGCCACAAAAACCCCATTTGTTCATCTGCAAAACCCCGTATCAAAGACCCCTCTTCTCCCTCTCTAAAACCCTAACCCCAATCCCCCCACTCTCTAAAACCCTTGTCACAGCTCTCTCAAACAACCCCATTTCCACCTTTGTGACGTCCAATAATCATGACCcagatgatgattttgatgagaaACCCCGAGAAGAGTGCGGTGTTGTGGGGATTTATGGGGACCAAGAAGCCTCAAGACTCTGTTATTTGGCTTTACATGCGTTACAACATCGTGGCCAAGAAGGGGCTGGAATTGTTACTAATCATGACAATGTCTTGCATTCTGTTACTGGAGTTGGCCTTGTTTCTGAAGTGTTTGATCAATCGAAGCTCGATCAGCTTCCGGGTGATTCGGCGATTGGTCATGTAAGGTACTCTACTGCTGGTGCTTCTATGTTGAAAAATGTACAACCTTTTGTTACTAGATATAGATATGGTTCTGTTGGTGTTGCGCATAATGGTAATTTGGTTAATTATGAAGAACTTAGGATTAAGCTTGAGGAAAATGGCTCAATTTTTACGACTAGTAGTGATACTGAGGTTGTTTTGCATTTGATTGCTATAAGTAAAGCTAGGCCGTTCTTTTTGAGGATTGTTGAGGCTTGTGGGAAGCTTGAAGGGGCTTATTCCATGGTGTTCTTGACTGAGGAGAAGTTAGTTGCGGTTAGGGATCCTTATGGGTTTAGGCCTTTGGTTATGGGTAGGAGGAGTAATGGGGCTGTTGTGTTTGCTTCTGAGACTTGTGCATTGGATTTGATTGAGGCTAGGTATGAGAGGGAAGTTGCACCTGGTGAGGTTATTGTGGTGGATAATACGGGAATTGAGTCTTCGCTTTGTTTAATGAAACATGTGGTGCCGAAAGCTTGTATCTTTGAGcatatttattttgctttgcCTAATTCGGTAGTATTTGGGAGGTCTGTTTATGAATCCCGTAGGAAGTTTGGGGAAATACTTGCTACTGAGGCACCTGTTGATTGTGATGTTGTGATTGCTGTCCCGGATTCAGGAGTTGTAGCCGCTCTTGGTTATGCTACAAAAGCAGGGGTGCCATTTCAACAAGGGTTGATCAGGTCGCATTATGTTGGAAGAACTTTTATTGAACCTTCACAAAAGATTAGGGATTTCGGGGTCAAGCTTAAGTTGTCTCCGGTTCGAGCAGTTTTGGAGGGAAAGAGGGtggttgttgttgatgattCAATTGTAAGGGGGACAACTTCCTCAAAAATTGTAAGGTTGTTAAAGGAGGCAGGAGCCAAAGAAGTTCACATGAGGATCTCAAGCCCACCTATAATTGCTTCTTGTTATTATGGGGTGGACACGCCTAGTTCCGAGGAGTTGATATCCAATAGAATGACTGTGGAGGAAATCAGGGACTTCATAGGGTCTGATTCGCTCGCCTTTCTGCCAATCGACAGCATGAAAGGATTCATGGGAACTGATTCTAAGAACTTCTGCTATGCTTGTTTTTCTGGGAATTACCCTGTGCTGCCCACTGGTAAAGTGAAACGAGTGGGTGACTTCTTGGATGATGGACTAAGTGGAAGTATTGATTCGTTTGATGAAGGATGGATCCATGGAACTAAAAATGAAGTTGGCAAGACTATAAACTCAGTGAAAGAGGAAGATGAAGTTGTTGCATAA
- the LOC108224259 gene encoding bZIP transcription factor 29, giving the protein MGENEKGNVDMMHRGQSSVGALLKQNLSNQLDMSQFNTAQLRTQMRQFSPSYVESSKRIGIPPSHPQMPPVSPYSLSPGSRPGALQAGLQNHGTGPSHARSLSQPSFFSLDSLPPLSPIPYKDSSPTNNCDGLNVDLPLMEDKGVNANSLLPPSPFTRGNTLRVGDSLPPRKAHRRSSSDIPFGFSTIMQSSPPLIPLQGHGGLERSASPRDNLGLKPAVLVKQESSWDKGSEGKTEATGDGKSEGEVVDDLFSAYMNLDKLEALNSSGTSNNKVFENHEDLDSKASGTKTNGDCSDNEGSSSSISKSGTSIQRAGISSSGERREGVKRNAVGDIAPTARHYRSISMDSFMGKMNFGDESPKMPPSPGTGPGQLSPSNSVDENLNTFSLEYRNAEFSGDELKKIMANEKLVEIASSDPKRVKRILANRQSAARSKERKLRYISELEHKVQTLQNEATALSAQLTLLQRDSAGLTNQNNELKFRLHSMEQQAQLRDALNEALTSEVQRLKITAADLNGQSAKFQQLSLNSQMFQFHQQQPNQLSGHQLQQQQLNQTSQLQQIESTNTKHAST; this is encoded by the exons ATGGGTGAAAATGAGAAGGGAAATGTTGATATGATGCATAGAGGACAGTCTTCTGTTGGAGCATTGTTGAAACAAAACCTCAGTAACCAGCTTGATATGTCTCAGTTTAATACTGCACAGCTTCGTACTCAGATGAGACAGTTTTCGCCTAGTTATGTTGAGAGTAGTAAGAGGATTGGTATTCCGCCGTCTCATCCCCAAATGCCTCCTGTTTCGCCATACTCTTTGTCCCCGGGAAGCCGGCCTGGTGCTCTACAAGCAGGGTTACAGAATCATGGTACTGGTCCGTCTCATGCTCGATCTTTATCACAACCGTCTTTCTTTTCACTTGATTCTTTGCCCCCTTTGAGCCCTATACCTTATAAGGATTCATCTCCAACGAATAATTGTGATGGCTTAAATGTTGATTTACCTTTAATGGAGGATAAGGGTGTTAATGCAAATTCTTTGTTACCGCCTTCGCCTTTTACTAGAGGTAATACATTGCGGGTTGGGGATAGTCTCCCTCCTCGCAAAGCGCACAGGCGGTCAAGCAGCGATATTCCTTTTGGGTTCTCGACCATAATGCAGTCATCGCCTCCTCTAATTCCTTTACAAGGCCATGGTGGTTTAGAACGGTCGGCATCCCCAAGAGATAATCTAGGCTTGAAACCAGCGGTGCTGGTTAAGCAAGAATCAAGTTGGGATAAAGGAAGTGAGGGCAAAACTGAAGCCACGGGGGATGGGAAATCTGAAGGAGAAGTTGTTGATGACCTGTTTTCTGCATATATGAATCTGGATAAACTTGAAGCTCTAAACTCTTCTGGGACTAGTAACAATAAGGTATTCGAGAATCATGAAGATTTGGATAGCAAGGCTAGTGGTACAAAGACAAATGGTGATTGCAGCGATAATGAAGGTTCTAGTAGCAGTATAAGTAAAAGTGGAACCAGTATCCAGAGAGCAGGAATTTCTTCTTCTGGAGAGAGGAGAGAAGGTGTCAAAAGGAATGCGGTCGGAGATATTGCTCCAACTGCTAGACATTATAGAAGTATTTCAATGGATAGTTTTATGGGGAAAATGAACTTTGGTGATGAATCGCCTAAGATGCCCCCTTCCCCTGGAACAGGCCCTGGTCAATTATCTCCAAGCAATTCGGTTGATGagaatttaaatacatttaGCTTGGAGTATCGAAATGCTGAATTTAGTGGTGACGAACTCAAAAAAATCATGGCAAATGAAAAGCTTGTGGAGATCGCGTCAAGTGACCCCAAGAGAGTGAAAAG GATATTGGCCAATCGTCAGTCAGCTGCACGTtccaaagaaaggaagctgcgGTATATCTCAGAATTAGAGCACAAGGTTCAAACACTGCAGAATGAAGCAACAGCATTGTCGGCACAGCTTACACTTCTTCAG AGAGACTCTGCTGGACTCACAAATCAGAATAATGAGTTGAAGTTTCGTCTGCACTCAATGGAACAGCAAGCTCAACTTCGTGATG CTCTAAATGAAGCTTTAACTTCAGAGGTTCAGCGCCTGAAAATTACAGCAGCTGATCTTAATGGACAGTCAGCTAAATTTCAGCAGCTGTCTCTTAACTCCCAGATGTTCCAGTTCCACCAGCAGCAACCTAATCAGCTCAGCGGACATCAGTTGCAGCAGCAACAGCTGAACCAAACTTCACAGCTGCAACAGATTGAAAGCACAAACACAAAGCATGCATCAACCTAA
- the LOC108228052 gene encoding V-type proton ATPase 16 kDa proteolipid subunit isoform X2, translating to MNLIDIGLGMGAAYGTAKSGVGVASMGVMRPELVMKSIVPVVMAGVLGIYGLIIAVIISTGINPKAKSYYLFDGYAHLSSGLACGLAGLSAGMAIGIVGDAGVRANAQQPKLFVGMILILIFAEALALYGLIVGIILSSRAGQSRAD from the exons atgaatttaattgATATTGGCCTAGGTATGGGGGCAGCGTATGGCACCGCGAAGAGTGGGGTAGGAGTTGCATCAATGGGAGTGATGAGACCAGAGTTGGTAATGAAGTCAATTGTGCCGGTGGTTATGGCGGGTGTCCTGGGTATTTATGGTTTGATTATTGCAGTCATCATTAGTACAGGCATTAACCCCAAAGCAAAGTCGTATTATCTTTTTGATGGCTACGCACACCTTTCGTCTGGGCTTGCTTGCGGTCTTGCTGGACTTTCTGCTGGAATGGCAATTGGAATTGTTGGTGATGCTGGTGTTAG GGCTAATGCACAACAGCCAAAGCTTTTTGTTGGCATGATTCTGATTCTCATTTTTGCTGAAGCTCTAGCCTTGTACGGTCTCATTGTTGGCATCATTTTGTCTTCAAGAGCTGGCCAATCCAGAGCGGACTAA
- the LOC108228052 gene encoding V-type proton ATPase 16 kDa proteolipid subunit isoform X3 → MHAGMGAAYGTAKSGVGVASMGVMRPELVMKSIVPVVMAGVLGIYGLIIAVIISTGINPKAKSYYLFDGYAHLSSGLACGLAGLSAGMAIGIVGDAGVRANAQQPKLFVGMILILIFAEALALYGLIVGIILSSRAGQSRAD, encoded by the exons ATGCATGCAG GTATGGGGGCAGCGTATGGCACCGCGAAGAGTGGGGTAGGAGTTGCATCAATGGGAGTGATGAGACCAGAGTTGGTAATGAAGTCAATTGTGCCGGTGGTTATGGCGGGTGTCCTGGGTATTTATGGTTTGATTATTGCAGTCATCATTAGTACAGGCATTAACCCCAAAGCAAAGTCGTATTATCTTTTTGATGGCTACGCACACCTTTCGTCTGGGCTTGCTTGCGGTCTTGCTGGACTTTCTGCTGGAATGGCAATTGGAATTGTTGGTGATGCTGGTGTTAG GGCTAATGCACAACAGCCAAAGCTTTTTGTTGGCATGATTCTGATTCTCATTTTTGCTGAAGCTCTAGCCTTGTACGGTCTCATTGTTGGCATCATTTTGTCTTCAAGAGCTGGCCAATCCAGAGCGGACTAA
- the LOC108228052 gene encoding V-type proton ATPase 16 kDa proteolipid subunit isoform X1 → MSTAFSGDETAPFFGFLGAAAALVFSCMGAAYGTAKSGVGVASMGVMRPELVMKSIVPVVMAGVLGIYGLIIAVIISTGINPKAKSYYLFDGYAHLSSGLACGLAGLSAGMAIGIVGDAGVRANAQQPKLFVGMILILIFAEALALYGLIVGIILSSRAGQSRAD, encoded by the exons ATGTCAACAGCATTCAGTGGTGATGAAACTGCCCCCTTCTTTGGGTTTCTTGGAGCTGCTGCGGCCTTAGTTTTCTCAT GTATGGGGGCAGCGTATGGCACCGCGAAGAGTGGGGTAGGAGTTGCATCAATGGGAGTGATGAGACCAGAGTTGGTAATGAAGTCAATTGTGCCGGTGGTTATGGCGGGTGTCCTGGGTATTTATGGTTTGATTATTGCAGTCATCATTAGTACAGGCATTAACCCCAAAGCAAAGTCGTATTATCTTTTTGATGGCTACGCACACCTTTCGTCTGGGCTTGCTTGCGGTCTTGCTGGACTTTCTGCTGGAATGGCAATTGGAATTGTTGGTGATGCTGGTGTTAG GGCTAATGCACAACAGCCAAAGCTTTTTGTTGGCATGATTCTGATTCTCATTTTTGCTGAAGCTCTAGCCTTGTACGGTCTCATTGTTGGCATCATTTTGTCTTCAAGAGCTGGCCAATCCAGAGCGGACTAA